In Plutella xylostella chromosome 4, ilPluXylo3.1, whole genome shotgun sequence, a genomic segment contains:
- the LOC119694537 gene encoding zinc finger protein ush isoform X1: MLLWLQYLKQLELVAAADLPPGGATGLKTMSEDEEWGSERSAMPAGSPRSPSTAGSRASSGAASPASPATSPASPPRLRLNASLATDPALAPRAAALKHEPPSPSPPPAPPSAPPAAAPRDYLAITAAFPALFPAQPPYVCQPCGIRYSSLSTLQAHQEHYCSHRAPRAEPDAPDDDSSQDAKGPRAPKQYVCTYCSYSADKKVSLNRHMRMHSTSPVSAGSGGAAAAGGAGGTPAPTNGEAEAPPPPDRYCADCDIRFSSIKTYRAHKTHYCSTRQVVKAARAGSGTSGSQPPSPGATPPAPPPSAPPAHHQYALALPTNPILIVPYSLLRGASTLPGASLPDPDTPCFLLPNGTFQPLGRALPAAADKEPEVLKANNRREPPRDAAPLDLSVRRSPAPPDEHEKENRSATPEHIVCAPSLPASPATPSPRRSASPATPEPKRRRRDSRGPTPRPDDKLSPFAPPALLPPALALRLDAPQVLVKQGESKCKECNIVFCKYENYKVHKLSYCSARGDGRASPRPEAGPPPKYRQLICLACGIHFSSLDNLTTHQSFYCPKRETRSPRVAEAARGAGAGGAGAGEGGGWKCPCCEVVSATAAAAQRHMEAHAGVKAFRCTICRYRGNTLRGMRTHIRMHFNKKPADLQEETYIACVVEDDSREATSPSPAAGERVHRCSSCAYTSTYRGNVVRHARLVHATEEPEEETSPTPTPDIKKEPETELEETPNYCKSCDISFKYVNTYKAHKQFYCTALAQDASGNNNVTAAVRVTDTPVL, encoded by the exons GTGAGGACGAGGAATGGGGCAGCGAGAGGTCCGCGATGCCCGCCGGTTCCCCCCGCTCGCCGAGCACGGCGGGGTCGCGCGCGTCCAGCGGCGCCGCGTCCCCCGCGTCCCCCGCCACGTCCCCCGCGTCCCCGCCGCGCCTGCGCCTCAACGCCAGCCTCGCCACCGACCCGGCGCTggccccgcgcgccgccgcgctcaAGCACGAGCCGCCGTCGCCctccccgccgcccgcgccgccctccgccccgcccgccgccgcgccgcgcgacTACCTCGCCATCACGGCCGCCTTCCCCGCGCTGTTCCCCGCGCAGCCGCCCTACGTGTGCCAGCCCTGCGGCATCCGCTACTCGTCGCTCAGCACGCTGCAGGCGCACCAGGAGCACTACTGCTCGCACCGCGCGCCTAGAGCCGAGCCCGACGCGCCCGACGACGACTCCAGCCAGGACGCCAAGGGCCCGCGCGCGCCCAAGCAGTACGTGTGCACCTACTGCTCCTACAGCGCCGACAAGAAGGTCAGCCTCAACCGCCACATGCGCATGCACTCCACCTCGCCCGTGAGCGCGGGCAgcgggggcgcggcggcggcggggggcgcggggggcacGCCGGCCCCGACCAACGGCGAGGCggaggcgccgccgcccccggaCCGCTACTGCGCCGACTGCGACATCCGCTTCAGCTCCATCAAGACGTACCGCGCGCACAAGACGCACTACTGCAGCACGCGCCAGGTGGTGaaggcggcgcgcgcgggctCCGGCACGTCGGGCTCGCAGCCGCCCTCGCCCGGCGccacgccgcccgccccgccgccctccgcgccgcccgcccaccACCAGTACGCGCTGGCGCTGCCCACCAACCCGATCCTCATCGTGCCCTACTCGCTGCTGCGCGGCGCCAGCACGCTGCCCGGCGCCTCGCTGCCCGACCCCGACACGCCGTGCTTCCTGCTGCCCAACGGCACGTTCCAGCCGCTGGGCCGCGCgctgcccgccgccgccgacaaGGAGCCCGAGGTGCTGAAGGCGAACAACCGCCGCGAGCCGCCGCGCGACGCCGCGCCGCTCGACCTCAGCGTGCGCCgctcgcccgcgccgcccgacGAGCACGAGAAGGAGAACCGCTCCGCCACGCCCGAGCACATCGTGTGCGCGCCCTCGCTGCCCGCCTCGCCCGCCACGCCCTCGCCGCGCCGCTCCGCCTCGCCCGCCACGCCCGAGCCCAAGCGCCGGCGCCGCGACTCCCGCGGGCCCACGCCGCGCCCCGACGACAAGCTGTCGCCCttcgcgccgcccgccctgcTGCCGCCCGCCCTCGCGCTGCGCCTCGACGCGCCGCAGGTGCTCGTCAAGCAGGGCGAGTCCAAGTGCAAGGAGTGCAACATCGTGTTCTGCAAGTACGAGAACTACAAGGTGCACAAGCTGTCGTACTGCTCGGCGCGGGGCGACGGGCGCGCGTCGCCGCGGCCCGAGGCCGGCCCGCCGCCCAAGTACCGCCAGCTGATCTGCCTCGCGTGCGGGATCCACTTCAGCTCGCTGGACAACCTCACGACGCACCAGTCGTTCTACTGCCCCAAGCGGGAGACGCGGTCGCCGCGTGTGGCGGAGGCGGcacggggcgcgggcgcggggggcgcgggggcgggcgagGGGGGCGGGTGGAAGTGCCCGTGCTGCGAGGTGGTGTCggccacggcggcggcggcgcagcgcCACATGGAGGCGCACGCGGGCGTCAAGGCCTTCCGCTGCACCATCTGCCGGTACCGCGGCAACACGCTGCGCGGCATGCGCACGCACATCCGCATGCACTTCAACAAGAAGCCTGCTGACCTGCAG GAGGAAACCTACATCGCATGCGTGGTAGAAGACGACAGCCGGGAGGCCACCTCCCCCAGCCCAGCGGCGGGCGAGCGAGTACACCGCTGCAGCTCCTGCGCTTACACCTCGACCTACAGAGGCAACGTCGTACGCCATGCGCGCCTGGTACACGCCACTGAGGAACCAGAGGAAGAAACCTCCCCCACACCCACTCCAGACATAAAGAAAGAACCGGAAACTGAGCTGGAAGAGACCCCGAATTACTGCAAGTCATGCGATATTTCGTTCAAGTATGTCAATACGTATAAAGCCCATAAGCAGTTTTACTGCACTGCGCTTGCGCAAGATGCATCGGGGAATAATAACGTGACCGCGGCCGTCAGGGTCACTGACACTCCTGTACTGTAA
- the LOC119694537 gene encoding zinc finger protein ush isoform X2, whose protein sequence is MSRRKQSNPKPLKREDEEWGSERSAMPAGSPRSPSTAGSRASSGAASPASPATSPASPPRLRLNASLATDPALAPRAAALKHEPPSPSPPPAPPSAPPAAAPRDYLAITAAFPALFPAQPPYVCQPCGIRYSSLSTLQAHQEHYCSHRAPRAEPDAPDDDSSQDAKGPRAPKQYVCTYCSYSADKKVSLNRHMRMHSTSPVSAGSGGAAAAGGAGGTPAPTNGEAEAPPPPDRYCADCDIRFSSIKTYRAHKTHYCSTRQVVKAARAGSGTSGSQPPSPGATPPAPPPSAPPAHHQYALALPTNPILIVPYSLLRGASTLPGASLPDPDTPCFLLPNGTFQPLGRALPAAADKEPEVLKANNRREPPRDAAPLDLSVRRSPAPPDEHEKENRSATPEHIVCAPSLPASPATPSPRRSASPATPEPKRRRRDSRGPTPRPDDKLSPFAPPALLPPALALRLDAPQVLVKQGESKCKECNIVFCKYENYKVHKLSYCSARGDGRASPRPEAGPPPKYRQLICLACGIHFSSLDNLTTHQSFYCPKRETRSPRVAEAARGAGAGGAGAGEGGGWKCPCCEVVSATAAAAQRHMEAHAGVKAFRCTICRYRGNTLRGMRTHIRMHFNKKPADLQEETYIACVVEDDSREATSPSPAAGERVHRCSSCAYTSTYRGNVVRHARLVHATEEPEEETSPTPTPDIKKEPETELEETPNYCKSCDISFKYVNTYKAHKQFYCTALAQDASGNNNVTAAVRVTDTPVL, encoded by the exons GTGAGGACGAGGAATGGGGCAGCGAGAGGTCCGCGATGCCCGCCGGTTCCCCCCGCTCGCCGAGCACGGCGGGGTCGCGCGCGTCCAGCGGCGCCGCGTCCCCCGCGTCCCCCGCCACGTCCCCCGCGTCCCCGCCGCGCCTGCGCCTCAACGCCAGCCTCGCCACCGACCCGGCGCTggccccgcgcgccgccgcgctcaAGCACGAGCCGCCGTCGCCctccccgccgcccgcgccgccctccgccccgcccgccgccgcgccgcgcgacTACCTCGCCATCACGGCCGCCTTCCCCGCGCTGTTCCCCGCGCAGCCGCCCTACGTGTGCCAGCCCTGCGGCATCCGCTACTCGTCGCTCAGCACGCTGCAGGCGCACCAGGAGCACTACTGCTCGCACCGCGCGCCTAGAGCCGAGCCCGACGCGCCCGACGACGACTCCAGCCAGGACGCCAAGGGCCCGCGCGCGCCCAAGCAGTACGTGTGCACCTACTGCTCCTACAGCGCCGACAAGAAGGTCAGCCTCAACCGCCACATGCGCATGCACTCCACCTCGCCCGTGAGCGCGGGCAgcgggggcgcggcggcggcggggggcgcggggggcacGCCGGCCCCGACCAACGGCGAGGCggaggcgccgccgcccccggaCCGCTACTGCGCCGACTGCGACATCCGCTTCAGCTCCATCAAGACGTACCGCGCGCACAAGACGCACTACTGCAGCACGCGCCAGGTGGTGaaggcggcgcgcgcgggctCCGGCACGTCGGGCTCGCAGCCGCCCTCGCCCGGCGccacgccgcccgccccgccgccctccgcgccgcccgcccaccACCAGTACGCGCTGGCGCTGCCCACCAACCCGATCCTCATCGTGCCCTACTCGCTGCTGCGCGGCGCCAGCACGCTGCCCGGCGCCTCGCTGCCCGACCCCGACACGCCGTGCTTCCTGCTGCCCAACGGCACGTTCCAGCCGCTGGGCCGCGCgctgcccgccgccgccgacaaGGAGCCCGAGGTGCTGAAGGCGAACAACCGCCGCGAGCCGCCGCGCGACGCCGCGCCGCTCGACCTCAGCGTGCGCCgctcgcccgcgccgcccgacGAGCACGAGAAGGAGAACCGCTCCGCCACGCCCGAGCACATCGTGTGCGCGCCCTCGCTGCCCGCCTCGCCCGCCACGCCCTCGCCGCGCCGCTCCGCCTCGCCCGCCACGCCCGAGCCCAAGCGCCGGCGCCGCGACTCCCGCGGGCCCACGCCGCGCCCCGACGACAAGCTGTCGCCCttcgcgccgcccgccctgcTGCCGCCCGCCCTCGCGCTGCGCCTCGACGCGCCGCAGGTGCTCGTCAAGCAGGGCGAGTCCAAGTGCAAGGAGTGCAACATCGTGTTCTGCAAGTACGAGAACTACAAGGTGCACAAGCTGTCGTACTGCTCGGCGCGGGGCGACGGGCGCGCGTCGCCGCGGCCCGAGGCCGGCCCGCCGCCCAAGTACCGCCAGCTGATCTGCCTCGCGTGCGGGATCCACTTCAGCTCGCTGGACAACCTCACGACGCACCAGTCGTTCTACTGCCCCAAGCGGGAGACGCGGTCGCCGCGTGTGGCGGAGGCGGcacggggcgcgggcgcggggggcgcgggggcgggcgagGGGGGCGGGTGGAAGTGCCCGTGCTGCGAGGTGGTGTCggccacggcggcggcggcgcagcgcCACATGGAGGCGCACGCGGGCGTCAAGGCCTTCCGCTGCACCATCTGCCGGTACCGCGGCAACACGCTGCGCGGCATGCGCACGCACATCCGCATGCACTTCAACAAGAAGCCTGCTGACCTGCAG GAGGAAACCTACATCGCATGCGTGGTAGAAGACGACAGCCGGGAGGCCACCTCCCCCAGCCCAGCGGCGGGCGAGCGAGTACACCGCTGCAGCTCCTGCGCTTACACCTCGACCTACAGAGGCAACGTCGTACGCCATGCGCGCCTGGTACACGCCACTGAGGAACCAGAGGAAGAAACCTCCCCCACACCCACTCCAGACATAAAGAAAGAACCGGAAACTGAGCTGGAAGAGACCCCGAATTACTGCAAGTCATGCGATATTTCGTTCAAGTATGTCAATACGTATAAAGCCCATAAGCAGTTTTACTGCACTGCGCTTGCGCAAGATGCATCGGGGAATAATAACGTGACCGCGGCCGTCAGGGTCACTGACACTCCTGTACTGTAA
- the LOC119694537 gene encoding zinc finger protein ush isoform X3, with protein sequence MPAGSPRSPSTAGSRASSGAASPASPATSPASPPRLRLNASLATDPALAPRAAALKHEPPSPSPPPAPPSAPPAAAPRDYLAITAAFPALFPAQPPYVCQPCGIRYSSLSTLQAHQEHYCSHRAPRAEPDAPDDDSSQDAKGPRAPKQYVCTYCSYSADKKVSLNRHMRMHSTSPVSAGSGGAAAAGGAGGTPAPTNGEAEAPPPPDRYCADCDIRFSSIKTYRAHKTHYCSTRQVVKAARAGSGTSGSQPPSPGATPPAPPPSAPPAHHQYALALPTNPILIVPYSLLRGASTLPGASLPDPDTPCFLLPNGTFQPLGRALPAAADKEPEVLKANNRREPPRDAAPLDLSVRRSPAPPDEHEKENRSATPEHIVCAPSLPASPATPSPRRSASPATPEPKRRRRDSRGPTPRPDDKLSPFAPPALLPPALALRLDAPQVLVKQGESKCKECNIVFCKYENYKVHKLSYCSARGDGRASPRPEAGPPPKYRQLICLACGIHFSSLDNLTTHQSFYCPKRETRSPRVAEAARGAGAGGAGAGEGGGWKCPCCEVVSATAAAAQRHMEAHAGVKAFRCTICRYRGNTLRGMRTHIRMHFNKKPADLQEETYIACVVEDDSREATSPSPAAGERVHRCSSCAYTSTYRGNVVRHARLVHATEEPEEETSPTPTPDIKKEPETELEETPNYCKSCDISFKYVNTYKAHKQFYCTALAQDASGNNNVTAAVRVTDTPVL encoded by the exons ATGCCCGCCGGTTCCCCCCGCTCGCCGAGCACGGCGGGGTCGCGCGCGTCCAGCGGCGCCGCGTCCCCCGCGTCCCCCGCCACGTCCCCCGCGTCCCCGCCGCGCCTGCGCCTCAACGCCAGCCTCGCCACCGACCCGGCGCTggccccgcgcgccgccgcgctcaAGCACGAGCCGCCGTCGCCctccccgccgcccgcgccgccctccgccccgcccgccgccgcgccgcgcgacTACCTCGCCATCACGGCCGCCTTCCCCGCGCTGTTCCCCGCGCAGCCGCCCTACGTGTGCCAGCCCTGCGGCATCCGCTACTCGTCGCTCAGCACGCTGCAGGCGCACCAGGAGCACTACTGCTCGCACCGCGCGCCTAGAGCCGAGCCCGACGCGCCCGACGACGACTCCAGCCAGGACGCCAAGGGCCCGCGCGCGCCCAAGCAGTACGTGTGCACCTACTGCTCCTACAGCGCCGACAAGAAGGTCAGCCTCAACCGCCACATGCGCATGCACTCCACCTCGCCCGTGAGCGCGGGCAgcgggggcgcggcggcggcggggggcgcggggggcacGCCGGCCCCGACCAACGGCGAGGCggaggcgccgccgcccccggaCCGCTACTGCGCCGACTGCGACATCCGCTTCAGCTCCATCAAGACGTACCGCGCGCACAAGACGCACTACTGCAGCACGCGCCAGGTGGTGaaggcggcgcgcgcgggctCCGGCACGTCGGGCTCGCAGCCGCCCTCGCCCGGCGccacgccgcccgccccgccgccctccgcgccgcccgcccaccACCAGTACGCGCTGGCGCTGCCCACCAACCCGATCCTCATCGTGCCCTACTCGCTGCTGCGCGGCGCCAGCACGCTGCCCGGCGCCTCGCTGCCCGACCCCGACACGCCGTGCTTCCTGCTGCCCAACGGCACGTTCCAGCCGCTGGGCCGCGCgctgcccgccgccgccgacaaGGAGCCCGAGGTGCTGAAGGCGAACAACCGCCGCGAGCCGCCGCGCGACGCCGCGCCGCTCGACCTCAGCGTGCGCCgctcgcccgcgccgcccgacGAGCACGAGAAGGAGAACCGCTCCGCCACGCCCGAGCACATCGTGTGCGCGCCCTCGCTGCCCGCCTCGCCCGCCACGCCCTCGCCGCGCCGCTCCGCCTCGCCCGCCACGCCCGAGCCCAAGCGCCGGCGCCGCGACTCCCGCGGGCCCACGCCGCGCCCCGACGACAAGCTGTCGCCCttcgcgccgcccgccctgcTGCCGCCCGCCCTCGCGCTGCGCCTCGACGCGCCGCAGGTGCTCGTCAAGCAGGGCGAGTCCAAGTGCAAGGAGTGCAACATCGTGTTCTGCAAGTACGAGAACTACAAGGTGCACAAGCTGTCGTACTGCTCGGCGCGGGGCGACGGGCGCGCGTCGCCGCGGCCCGAGGCCGGCCCGCCGCCCAAGTACCGCCAGCTGATCTGCCTCGCGTGCGGGATCCACTTCAGCTCGCTGGACAACCTCACGACGCACCAGTCGTTCTACTGCCCCAAGCGGGAGACGCGGTCGCCGCGTGTGGCGGAGGCGGcacggggcgcgggcgcggggggcgcgggggcgggcgagGGGGGCGGGTGGAAGTGCCCGTGCTGCGAGGTGGTGTCggccacggcggcggcggcgcagcgcCACATGGAGGCGCACGCGGGCGTCAAGGCCTTCCGCTGCACCATCTGCCGGTACCGCGGCAACACGCTGCGCGGCATGCGCACGCACATCCGCATGCACTTCAACAAGAAGCCTGCTGACCTGCAG GAGGAAACCTACATCGCATGCGTGGTAGAAGACGACAGCCGGGAGGCCACCTCCCCCAGCCCAGCGGCGGGCGAGCGAGTACACCGCTGCAGCTCCTGCGCTTACACCTCGACCTACAGAGGCAACGTCGTACGCCATGCGCGCCTGGTACACGCCACTGAGGAACCAGAGGAAGAAACCTCCCCCACACCCACTCCAGACATAAAGAAAGAACCGGAAACTGAGCTGGAAGAGACCCCGAATTACTGCAAGTCATGCGATATTTCGTTCAAGTATGTCAATACGTATAAAGCCCATAAGCAGTTTTACTGCACTGCGCTTGCGCAAGATGCATCGGGGAATAATAACGTGACCGCGGCCGTCAGGGTCACTGACACTCCTGTACTGTAA
- the LOC105387185 gene encoding probable RNA polymerase II nuclear localization protein SLC7A6OS → MSSTVLRVKRRLEDNPQDALVLVCKRIKTDADAGISPSLFVFRGTVENQEDNHVKSIYSTSEKKLKTPRNVDDIIQKIRQERKEVSSESRYEVVNCSRGLKEDEADKGHYDLVDLQPRESTEEEQCQYAYDLYTAAKKDFDISMLEDLVYISNVETELIFSSYRDNGLRTSSCSSEHESDDSNDENNWRNEYPDSEHSSIGSEDMVRAVENCRLEDDLSSDADEDKIYDEPSDLFNEDVKRYGEAYAKYKAKVLAEQPELANSSLVHCVVKDMDEESVDGYKGDSDDDGFYYGQEEDTDHFKDQYKEDSDSELYDPD, encoded by the exons ATGTCTTCGACAGTGTTGAGAGTAAAACGCAGGCTAGAAGATAACCCTCAGGATGCTCTTGTGCTGGTTTGCAAACGGATTAAGACAGACGCCGATGCCGGCATCTCGCCTTCGCTGTTCGTGTTTCGCGGAACGGTAGAAAACCAG GAAGATAACCATGTGAAAAGTATATATTCCACATCAGAGAAGAAACTAAAAACACCAAGAAACGTAGATGACATCATTCAGAAGATCAGGCAGGAACGTAAGGAGGTTTCTTCAGAAAGCCGGTACGAGGTTGTCAATTGCAGCCGAGGGTTGAAGGAAGATGAGGCTGATAAGGGGCATTACGACCTGGTAGACCTACAGCCACGAGAGTCCACAGAGGAAGAGCAATGCCAGTATGCTTATGATCTGTACACTGCAGCGAAGAAAGACTTTGATATTTCCATGTTGGAGGATTTGGTCTA CATTAGCAATGTGGAAACAGAGCTCATCTTCAGCTCCTACAGAGACAATGGTCTACGCACTTCGTCTTGCTCCAGCGAGCATGAGTCTGATGACTCCAATGACGAGAATAACTGGAGGAACGAGTACCCTGACAGTGAACACAGCAGCATTGGATCAGAAGATATGGTCAGAGCTGTAGAGAATTGTAGATTGG AAGATGACCTATCAAGTGACGCAGATGAAGACAAAATCTATGACGAGCCATCAGATTTATTCAATGAAGATGTCAAACGTTATGGCGAAGCATACGCTAAGTATAAGGCTAAAGTTTTAGCCGAGCAGCCAGAGTTAGCAAACAGTAGCCTAGTCCATTGTGTGGTGAAAGACATGGATGAGGAATCAGTTGATGGGTACAAAGGTGACAGTGACGATGATGGATTCTACTACGGGCAGGAAGAAGATACAGATCACTTCAAAGATCAGTATAAGGAGGATAGTGACTCGGAGTTGTATGACCCGGATTAG
- the LOC105387183 gene encoding mediator of RNA polymerase II transcription subunit 15: MDNLKQFNTMGQEDNWRTQTFRQNVVTKIEEAIQRSGMQVARNSSEMENHVFKKAKTREEYMNMVAKLILHVRDYNAQTKQNQGAPNMQGPNQNQPGQSPQVQQQQQQQGPGQPGMAPDPINALQNLASQGSRNQMMNMGPQQTQMQQQMGPNPNMQMQGQMQQGQMSNQGPQAQTATNLLQTLTQRPPLNMQHKMGPMGMVPNQGQMGNNMMGMGNPMGNQLQGQLGPGMQGQMMPNMAMGNQGMQVPMGQQGMGQMQCGQVGGLGGQMQQQGMQGQMPGQMGMGGNQMVSMGMLQHMGRVGGKEAGGMLGAGYSRAPPPGQFLRQSPSPSAMSPMQGPSPASMGVMGGPMQSPLPLGPMGGCAGVGSPSPSAPPHMQHHPQQQQRGVTMNMVASPSSSLNTPVGGQGSPGGEEAAYRDKVRQLSKYIEPLRRMVHRMMGEGENVEKLTKMKNLLDILSNPHKRMPLDTLMKCEVVLEKLDFKRSEGLPPSGAQGKEQIFNPLLEVVNKCLQSPLANHTLKRTFGSTLHALNGPEIKNLPPPAKIAKVEEPPMEIPDVLQGEIARLDSRFKVSLDTMQTLGSEGSISLFAELQSARLPCVPPLQVFVPRGYPASPPAASVARAAHSKPDHFLKLLNKAMDHKCARLPKNCSVGQLLDAWEMSVRQACAPNATTANYAPVPALGI, from the exons ATGGATAACTTAAAACAGTTCAACACTATGGGACAAGAAGACAACTGGAGAACACAAACATTTCGTCAAAATGTCgtcactaaaat TGAAGAGGCAATCCAGAGATCAGGCATGCAGGTGGCACGCAACAGCAGTGAGATGGAGAACCACGTGTTCAAGAAGGCCAAGACCCGCGAGGAGTACATGAACATGGTCGCCAAGCTCATCCTGCATGTACGAGACTATAACG CGCAAACCAAGCAAAACCAAGGCGCGCCAAACATGCAAGGCCCCAACCAGAACCAGCCAGGCCAGAGCCCTCAGGttcagcagcagcagcagcagcagggGCCAGGCCAGCCCGGGATGGCCCCCGACCCCATCAACGCACTCCAGAACCTCGCGTCCCAGGGCTCCCGCAATCAGATGATGAACATGGGCCCGCAGCAAACGCAGATGCAGCAGCAAATGGGGCCCAACCCTAATATGCAGATGCAGGGGCAGATGCAACAG gGCCAGATGAGTAACCAAGGCCCGCAGGCTCAGACAGCCACGAACCTGCTGCAGACGTTGACGCAGCGGCCGCCGCTGAACATGCAGCACAAGATGGGACCGATGGGCATGGTGCCTAATCAG GGGCAAATGGGCAACAACATGATGGGCATGGGCAACCCGATGGGCAACCAGCTGCAGGGCCAGCTCGGACCGGGCATGCAGGGGCAGATGATGCCCAACATGGCCATGGGCAACCAGGGCATGCAG GTGCCCATGGGCCAGCAGGGCATGGGGCAGATGCAGTGCGGGCAGGTGGGCGGGCTCGGCGGGCAGATGCAGCAGCAGGGCATGCAGGGGCAGATGCCGGGGCAGATGG GCATGGGCGGCAACCAGATGGTGTCGATGGGCATGCTGCAGCACATGGGGCGCGTCGGCGGCAAGGAGGCCGGCGGCATGCTCGGCGCCGG ATACTctcgcgcgccgccgcccgggcAGTTCCTGCGCCAGAGCCCGTCCCCCTCCGCCATGTCGCCCATGCAGGGACCCAGCCCTGCTAGCATGG GAGTGATGGGTGGTCCGATGCAGTCGCCGCTGCCGCTGGGCCCGATGGGCGGCTGCGCCGGCGTGGGGAGCCCCTCGCCCTCCGCGCCGCCGCACATGCAGCACCATCCTCAGCAGCAACAGAG GGGCGTAACAATGAACATGGTAGCCTCCCCCTCTTCTTCCCTCAACACCCCAGTGGGGGGGCAGGGGTCTCCGGGGGGCGAGGAGGCAGCCTACCGGGACAAGGTTCGCCAGCTGTCCAAGTACATCGAGCCACTGCGACGCATGGTACACCGCATGATGGGCGAGGGAGAGA ACGTGGAAAAGCTGACAAAGATGAAGAACCTCCTAGACATCTTATCCAACCCTCACAAGCGCATGCCCTTAGACACGCTCATGAAGTGCGAGGTGGTGCTGGAGAAGCTGGACTTCAAGCGCAGCGAGGGCCTGCCGCCCTCCGGTGCACAGGGGAAG GAGCAGATCTTCAACCCTCTGCTGGAAGTAGTGAACAAGTGCCTGCAGTCGCCGCTCGCCAACCACACGCTGAAGAGGACCTTCGGGTCTACCCTGCACGCGCTGAATGGACCGGAGATTAA AAACCTTCCACCACCAGCTAAAATAGCCAAGGTAGAAGAACCTCCCATGGAGATCCCTGACGTTTTACAAGGAGAAATAGCCCGACTCGACTCTAGATTCAAG GTATCTCTAGACACGATGCAGACCCTCGGCTCAGAAGGCAGCATCTCGTTATTCGCGGAGCTACAATCAGCGCGACTCCCCTGCGTGCCCCCTCTACAG GTGTTCGTCCCGCGCGGCTACCCCGCGTCCCCGCCCGCCGCGTCCGTGGCCCGCGCCGCGCACTCCAAGCCCGACCACTTCCTGAAGCTGCTCAACAAGGCCATGGACCACAAGTGTGCCAG ATTACCAAAGAACTGCTCCGTGGGCCAGCTACTAGACGCGTGGGAGATGAGCGTGCGACAAGCGTGCGCGCCCAACGCGACCACGGCTAACTACGCGCCCGTGCCCGCGCTAGGGATATAA